The genome window TGCTtgacttcttctttttcatcGACTGCACTTTCTTAAGCTTTTCTTTCACATCAACATTATGAGCATCTTCGGCCTTCTCCACTCCACCACCACTTTCATCTTTTTCCTTTGCATTTCCAACTTCAACACCGTTGGGGTGATCCTGTTGCTCTTTGGCCTCCtttgacttcttcttcttcttttttgcatTCTTGCTCTCACTAGTAGTACCATCATCCTTCTTATCCTCTCCATTCATCACATTCTCTACCTTCTTGCTCTGTGTAGCACCTATAAGTGAAAGAACATTTCATGTTCAAAAGCCAGGATAATTCAAAATTCATCATGCTACTTGAGGTTGAAAGCAGTAAAAAAGTTCTTCAGTACAAATTCCAGCATGGTGCCCCAAACCAACATAACAAACCTCTCTACAAAATCAGAGAGCATAAAAACCTTCTAGAACCCCAGAAAAGTAGAGAACTCAAATTACCTAGTGAATCGTCTTTTTTCTCAGGTTGGTTGTATCCAAATTCAGCAAGCATAGCTTCAAGTTCTTCAAGttccttcttcttcaattccttttttgacAGCTGCCTTTCTGATTCCTTAGGTGCCCCAACTTCAGCAGGTATCTTAGCAACAGGCTCCTTCTCTACTGGCTCTTCAGGCTCAGGCTCAGGCTCATTGTCCTGTTCTGCTTCAATATAGTCATCCACTTCATCAAGGCCTTCATCCTCACTTTCACTCTCCTGATATCCACAAGTTACAATGCTTATCCATCCACACTTAGTGAAACaggtaaaaaataaaacacagaGAGATTACAGGGTAAAGTGACATCTATCCTGGtgctaaataataataataataataataataacaatagtaataataataataataataataatagtaaaagcAGATGAGGAAAAGGATTATAATGCCATTCATTATAAATTGTCAGTATAaacaagtaaaaattaaaattttaaaatgattcgTAAAGGTCCtgaacaggaaaaaaaaaacaagatgaTTATATGCTTCTAACAAGGATTTTTTCTAAAAGAAAGTTCAGGtagtcaaaaataaaaataacaaaagatcTTAATGAAATCATCAAAGAATACATGTCATGCAAGGGAAATGGTGAGAAAAGTGATATGGGAAATGAAGTAAGTGTATTCACTGATTACAAACTTTTGTTGTTCATGTCTACCGTGCCAACATAAGATTATTATCTACAATAAACAGTGTAATATGTTTGACAGGTTTAAGTAATTTGCCTAAGCTAAGCTATCATTACCCTAGAAATCTCGGCACAAATCACATGGAATCATACTGGACGTGATATCAACTGGAGAAGATTCAGAATGTATAAAATATTTACTTATATCATTTGCCCAAACCATTCTTTGCATAACCAATGCTTGATGTTGTACGAGGCAGTTTCCATATACTccttccgtcccattttggaAGGGGTAAAGCAGGTAATTGTGTTAGGCATGATTTTTACGAAAACAAGAAAGATGTGATATTATTTCCAAAATTTCCATTCCAAATAGAcattgttgtaaaaatcggcctaggcgAGAAGCTAGGTGCCCCTAGGCTGAGGGGATTTTACCCATAGGCAGACATTAGTCGGCCTGAGTCGGCCAACAtggttgagtttttttttttttttttttgatatgcAATGTGTACATAGttgtgtttttcttattattattactcgcTCGCTTAGGCGTTAgacgcccgactagcgccttcTACAACATTGCAAATAGGCCCACCTAGTCGGGTAGtcagataaatttaaaaagttcaatGGTATTAACAATAAACTTGAAAAAGTAAAATGCTAATGGTGTTTAAATTCAGCAGGAGGTCATTGTTTTGGGACAGAGTAAAAAGGGAGGTAAGACAAATAAAGTATGGAGTATGACGGAAGGAgtaattaataatgaaaattttatatttggagGAGACGGCTAAAAAAATCTGATACAAGGAAAAGTCAGCGAAACTCAGCATTGTGAATCATAACTTCATAACAAGGAACCATTCCATAAAACAGAACTTAGTAAACTTACATAAAAGATTGCAAAtagataaaatcataaaataaagaaagagtaTATTGTTTGTCACTAATAGGTTAAGTTTATTTAATTGgaaattatagatttatagaatAATTAGCCATCTACATGTTTGGAGAAGTCCTAAGGATTATGTAGCAATaacaattctacttatttaaaGCAATATTCTATGAACAAAATCATAAATCATGATAATCATAAGCTTGCTTAACCAAACAGGACTAACATATTGCACTGAAAATAGAATAGCAATCAGACCTGTGCCAAATGCTTCAAAACCATCATCACAAAAGCACTTTAAgtaaaagaaatgaagaaatgaatacataaataatatacagaAACATGAGAGTGCAGTATCAACTCAAACAATCAAGAGAGACATAACAAATAATTCTTGCGAATTGTAAGAGAGTAATTGCCCACATTGGCGCATAATTCTAAAGCAGCATTCAGAATAAATACCCCTTTTTAACACATAAATTCACACTAAAAAAGCATCTAAGTGAAAGTACAAAATACATACCTCTAAAACAGGAGTGGCTGTTTCTTTGGTCTTAGAATGCTGCTCCGCCGGTGTCGCACCGCCCCAAACAACCTTAGGCGCAGCCGTAGTAATATAGTAATCATCGTCACTTTCGTCATCCACATCGGCCCACGATTTCGTAGTCAGCGGCGCCGGAGCCCAGAAAACCTGCGGCTCAGCCTCCTGCTTCGACGAACCGGAAGAAACCTTACTCTTGGAATCCTTGTtggacttcttcttcttcctcagaGCTCCCAGCGCCGCGAAACCGTTCGTGCTGTTAATCACCAACTGATCATCCTTCCTGTTTCCACCACCCACCATTTTCTCCCTCTTTTCACTCAGAATCCCAACGCCTCCACCAACACAGCTCGCCACAGTCGACAGATATCTATATCTACGCGATTCAGTCTACAGAGTAATAATCCCTGATTGTGAAATGATCGGATGGAAATCGAAATGACAGATTTTCAGGGAAATTCCGGCGAAACAGGAATTTCCGATAAATGTTGAATTATGGATTGGATGGCGGTTGTAATTTGGGAGATAAGAGAATCTGTGAGGGTTATACAAAGGGGAACAGTCTGTATGGCTATATTATTAGGGTTTGATAGAGAGTCGGGGAAGATGGGTAAGACGGAGAAGAAAATTGAATTCTGGTTCTGGGACTTCTGGATTTGTTTGAGGGTACGATTGTAAATATGTGACGCCGTGTTTGGATTTGGTTGAATTTTTCCAGATTtgcccaaaatccccaaatggAATTTCACAACATAATGGTACATGGATCCTTTTTTTCCAAATCCgacattttcaaataatttttttttttaaacatacttctcttttttttttcctttttttttcttttttttttttactccaaCTCTCCAAATATTCAATCATTATACGGTTGACCATGGTCTACATTTCACGTTTGGCCACAAacatatatgttcatttttagtatactatatattattgtaattcaAATACTAAATCGTAATAGAatcaataatttcaaaaaatatattattgtaatttttaatgtattacctaaaaataaacatatattacattaaaatatactaaaacAAAACATGTATCTAGAGCCGTTAAAACAGGTTTTGCCCGCCGGCCCACCCTCCCCCTACTTAGGTAGGGGTGGATTTTAGAAATAGAAACTCGCCAAAGAATGGACTTTGTTGGCCAGCGGGCTTGGCTGGGCGAGCCATAACCATCGGCCTATAATACAAGCATTACGCCAGGAGGGGTAGCCAGCATCATTATTGTCTAGGCTACTTAAAATATCATGTGGTGGATAAACTAGCATGTGCATCCCTTTCGAAAGTCTTTTAGCCCTCCTAGCCAGGGCATCTGCGACATAATTATGTTTGCCTAAAATGTTAGTACATAGGAAGAGTGCGGGTCATATGAGAAACAAGCTTGtaagagaaaattaagaaccaatTTCAATCTTATATATGGAAAAATCTCACAATTTTGAAGCAATTTATAATAAACGATGTGGCATTTGGTTTCTAGTTGCGGATTTGTTTGCAATGCTGACAAACAATGATATGCGTGTGATAGATTTGGCAATTGGTGTGCGGTTTTTGGGTTCTGATTGTATTTTACTCCGTAGTTGCTAGCGTCAATGTGTTTCCTCAGCAAAAGAGTGATAATGTCTAACTGCGTTTTTCTGACGATAAAAATATATGATACAACTCAATTATTCATAAAagtcaaataataaaaaatagttataCTTATTTCTATAACTGtcacaaaataaatatttcttaTCTGTCATTTTAATAGTAGTCTTTTGAGGATAATaccatttaaataatatatgcacTCTACAAGGATAAAACTAAAATTATCTCTAAATTGCAAAAAGGaaatgtaacattttccatttaTGTTGTAAGAATTATCATGAACTATAGATTTACtactagttttcaaaaaaaaaaaatagatttactACTAAATAATCGTGAAAAGTTAAAGATTTTGACTATTTATCatatttgtattaaataaaataatgctaTAGATTTAcgaaataatatttaaaaattaaagattttgattttt of Ipomoea triloba cultivar NCNSP0323 chromosome 3, ASM357664v1 contains these proteins:
- the LOC116013636 gene encoding uncharacterized protein LOC116013636 is translated as MVGGGNRKDDQLVINSTNGFAALGALRKKKKSNKDSKSKVSSGSSKQEAEPQVFWAPAPLTTKSWADVDDESDDDYYITTAAPKVVWGGATPAEQHSKTKETATPVLEESESEDEGLDEVDDYIEAEQDNEPEPEPEEPVEKEPVAKIPAEVGAPKESERQLSKKELKKKELEELEAMLAEFGYNQPEKKDDSLGATQSKKVENVMNGEDKKDDGTTSESKNAKKKKKKSKEAKEQQDHPNGVEVGNAKEKDESGGGVEKAEDAHNVDVKEKLKKVQSMKKKKSSKEMDAAAKAAANEAAARNAKLAAAKKKEKNHYNQQPQR